A genomic region of Miscanthus floridulus cultivar M001 chromosome 3, ASM1932011v1, whole genome shotgun sequence contains the following coding sequences:
- the LOC136543136 gene encoding protein FAR1-RELATED SEQUENCE 5-like — protein sequence MNLERRTRLQEMLEAQYQIHNYEDMIRQEESNNDVSIASLMQLIQAPVEFDQLLEGGYTELMMEQIRNSQEDNQTDWNMQVQHENQDDQPTMGENDLRIIAVEPTSSDITSTVTDDNEHVAASEGNNAPINSKYTPQLSMEFKSRDDAHHFFNFYAFLARFQVAITHTTRTQSKKRNNEVVKVTMRCTHQGKEKEPKCLEQEEAEVDKDVGKKPIRRRKTNVQQKSDYPCVMMVKEEGAVWKVKTLDLEHNHELCPGDRDQLFSGHKYMIEMEKGLIKTLNDNNIPTRKMVSILSYLRGGLTAIPMKKKDISNYRTRLNREVKGSDMTQVLDYFRKKQTEDRSFFYKFDLDEDKRVRNLFWADCSSMKYYADYGECVSFDMTYMTNRYNLPFAPFVGITGHGQSCLFGCAFLHDETVDTFKWVFQAFLQAMGGKHPQTIITDQDMAMKLAIEQVFINTKHRNCLFHIKTKCYNKNVKVFAANEGLYEDFEDIVNNSLMMEEFERLWKRMIEERNLQGNNYFSKMWEMRKRFIPVYYKNDFFPFVQTTSRSEATNARFKDNVGPTYSINSFLKEYNRIVHTINRAERLEDSYSKQKRPKEFIFGYRIEQQAQQLYNRNIFKKFQLQLKATSRLNYRETKDGKTFEVWQKSNQIQEVHRFRGYTVNTELTQGEEEFTCICAKFSKDGILCSHILKIVIEKEISTIPDKYFLDRWRKKDMKVHVKRQEEETLETSSLLRFNILSRRSTILNSKGSKNEKAMEYLMAEFDKMEINLDRILCAQQTGEAQNDQQGNEEGQTIAAQAGDPQTEIDDPERIQRKGRPPKPVRMKTHIEEIKKKLMAAEKKKKKKTNDTDSAGSPVKPKRKKRKETSNGSTDPEATPH from the exons GGAGGCTACACTGAACTTATGATGGAACAGATCAGGAACTCTCAGGAAGATAATCAGACTGACTGGAATATGCAG GTGCAGCATGAAAATCAAGATGACCAACCAACAATGGGAGAAAATGACTTGAGGATCATAGCAGTAGAACCAACAAGTTCAGATATTACATCAACAGTAacagatgataatgaacat gttgcagcatctgaaggcaacaatgcaccaatcaatagcaagtacaccccacagctatcgATGGAATTTAAAAGTAGGGATGATGCTCACCATTTCTTCAACTTCTATGCGTTCCTAGCTAGATTTCAAGTTGCCATAACACATACAACAAGAACTCAAAGTAAGAAGAGAAATAATGAGGTAGTCAAAGTGACAATGAGATGCACTcatcaaggaaaagaaaaggaaccaaaGTGTTTAGAGCAAGAAGAAGCTGAAGTAGACAAGGATGTTGGAAAGAAACCCATAAGAAGAAGGAAAACAAATGTTCAGCAGAAGTCAGATTATCCTTGTGTTATGATGGTGAAAGAAGAAGGAGCTGTATGGAAGGTTAAAACTCTTGATTTGGAGCATAATCATGAGTTATGCCCTGGAGACAGGGATCAGCTATTTTCTGGTCACAAGTATatgatagaaatggaaaaaggacttATCAAGACTCTGAACGATAACAATATCCCGACTAGGAAGATGGTTTCTATTCTATCGTATCTTAGAGGGGGGCTTACAGCTATaccgatgaaaaagaaagatatcaGCAACTACAGGACAAGGCTGAACAGAGAAGTTAAAGGATCAGATATGACACAAGTACTGGATTATTTCAGAAAGAAACAAACTGAGGATCGGTCTTTCTTTTACAAGTTTGATTTAGATGAGGACAAGAGAGTGAGAAACTTGTTCTGGGCAGACTGTTCTTCTATGAAATATTATGCAGATTATGGAGAATGTGTAAGTTTTGACATGACATATATGACCAACCGATACAACTTACCTTTTGCACCATTTGTTGGAATCACCGGACATGGGCAAAGTTGCCTTTTCGGATGTGCTTTCCTGCATGATGAGACAGTGGACACTTTTAAGTGGGTATTTCAAGCTTTCCTTCAAGCAATGGGAGGAAAACACCCTCAAACAATCATCACAGACCAAGACATGGCAATGAAATTAGCAATAGAGCAAGTCTTCATAAACACAAAGCACAGAAATTGCTTGTTCCACATAAAGACCAAATGCTACAATAAGAATGTTAAGGTCTTTGCAGCAAACGAAGGACTATATGAAGACTTCGAAGATATAGTGAACAATAGTCTAATGATGGAAGAATTTGAGCGACTTTGGAAGAGAATGATTGAGGAAAGAAACCTTCAAGGGAATAACTACTTTTCCAAGATGTGGGAAATGAGGAAAAGGTTTATCCCGGTCTACTACAAAAATGACTTTTTCCCTTTCGTACAGACCACATCCAGGAGTGAGGCAACAAATGCGAGGTTCAAAGACAATGTAGGGCCAACCTATAGTATCAATAGCTTTCTGAAAGAGTACAATCGGATTGTTCATACCATAAATCGAGCAGAAAGGCTAGAGGACAGCTATAGCAAGCAGAAAAGGCCAAAGGAATTTATATTCGGCTATAGAATAGAGCAGCAGGCACAACAGCTATACAACAGAAATATATTCAAAAAGTTTCAGCTACAACTGAAGGCAACATCAAGGTTGAACTATAGGGAAACTAAAGATGGAAAAACATTTGAGGTGTGGCAAAAAAGTAACCAGATTCAGGAGGTTCATAGGTTCAGGGGATATACAGTAAACACTGAACTAACacaaggagaagaagaatttACCTGCATATGTGCAAAATTCAGCAAAGATGGCATACTCTGCTCTCATATCCTGAAAATAGTCATTGAAAAGGAAATCAGCACAATTCCAGACAAATACTTCTTAGACAGGTGGAGAAAAAAGGATATGAAGGTACATGttaaaagacaagaagaagaaacacttgaaacaagctcATTGTTGAGATTCAACATATTATCCAGGAGATCAACAATACTGAATTCAAAAGGATCAAAAAATGAAAAAGCCATGGAATACCTTATGGCAGaattcgacaagatggaaatcaatttaGATAGAATACTATGTGCTCAGCAAACAGGTGAAGCACAAAATGACCAGCAAGGAAATGAAGAAGGACAAACTATAGCAGCACAAGCTGGAGATCCACAGACTGAAATAGATGATCCAGAAAGAATTCAGAGAAAGGGAAGGCCACCTAAACCTGTCAGAATGAAGACACATATAGAAGAAATAAAGAAGAAACTGATGGcagcagaaaagaagaaaaagaagaaaacaaatgacACAGACAGTGCAG gctctccggtgaagccaaaaagaaagaagaggaaggaaaCATCAAATGGTAGCACTGATCCCGAAGCCACACCACACTAA
- the LOC136543137 gene encoding uncharacterized protein → MPMKEGLKTTVDEIGSMLMEMEIHFCINNLSGTSGVYIDNEGTYTSSIPSKWDFCFYKNLAVIDYGQVVVKLSALASSLKPQGKDYFIGNHGPNDSKEKELYDNAVKCFKGAGRARSLANSQYLYFPILFHDRWYVVVVYITRRLIVILDSCTLHFGADSHFHKAVRDEFIPNLTTVWSEVVQIDFGFHGYEVIYADVPQQTENFSNDSGIFAMKNLELWELNVYLMDKFCEADIGHLRIKYINDMIFNEYNSSEDGRSKVMKYDAEVVLVAMSLCVLFHHVLN, encoded by the exons atgccgatgaaggaaggcttgaagactactgtcgATGAAATAGGAAGTATGCTGATGGAAatggag atccacttttgcatcaacaacctTAGCGGTACTAGTGGTGTATATATAGACAATGAAG GCACCTACACCTCTTCCATCCCATCGAAGTGGGACTTCTGTTTCTACAAAAA TCTTGCAGTAATCGATTATGGGCAAGTGGTTGTGAAATTAAGTGCACTTGCAAGTTCTCTTAAGCCTCAAGGAAAG GACTATTTTATTGGAAATCACGGTCCTAATGATAGCAAGGAGAAGGAGCTATATGATAATGCAGTGAAATGCTTTAAGGGTGCTGGTCGAGCAAGGTCATTAGCAAACAGCCAATAT ctttattttccaattctcttccATGATCGGTGGTATGTGGTTGTTGTGTATATCACTCGAAGATTGATTGTAATCTTGGATTCCTGTACTCTACATTTTGGAGCAGACTCACATTTCCATAAAGCTGTCCGTGATGAATTT ATACCAAACTTGACCACAGTctggagtgaagttgttcaaattGACTTTGGGTTCCATGGATATGAAGTAATCTATGCAGATGTACCTCAGCAGACTGAGAA CTTTAGCAATGATAGTGGTATCTTTGCGATGAAGAATCTAGAGCTTTGGGAGCTAAATGTCTATTTGATGGACAAGTTTTGTGAAGCTGATATTGGGCATCTTCGTATCAAGTACATCAATGACATGATTTTCAATGAATACAATAGTTCTGAAGATGGTCGATCTAAAGTGATGAAATATGATGCTGAGGTAGTACTAGTTGCAATGTCACTTTGTGTATTGTTCCATCATGTACTCAATTGA